tagcatTGTGGCTTTTTTAGCttaaacagctcagtttcagctcattttggctgttttttcacagaaaaagctcatttttgcagtcagttgttgttttttttagctcgtGTCTTGTTGATTTGTAGCTAAAACTTTAGCTGCTTCAGCTGCACaaactgtttgttctgattCTTCGGCTGTTTTCAGACTCGGTGAGATCGAGGTCCGCCGGCagcagctgacctttgacctgtcggaccttcagcagcagaagaagcagaTCGAAGACGACGTGAAGCGGAGCTCCAGTCTTCAGACGTCCACCGTGAGTGAAAACGTAGCTTTTAGCTTTCGGCTCCTTTCAGCCGCTCCTTCAGAACTCCTCCCTCTCTGCCCTCGTAGCTTCGGCTGTGCGCCGGCCGGGAGCTTCAGGCTTTCATCGCCGAGCGTTTGGTCCAATCGGAGAAGCTCTTGTTTCAGGAGCAGGCACTGAGCGCGCTCCGTAGCCTGCTGACCCAGGACCTGCTCAGGTACCAGGAGGAGGCGCAGAAACTCACCTGCTTCGCCCGGAGCGTCCTCCGGAGGTGGAGTCTGCCGCCGGCGCCGCTCAGCCACGCTCCGGGCAGCCGGGCGGCGGAATAACGGCTTTGATTCCGGTTTCAGGTCGGGCGGAGAGGAGAGCGCCGTCGGGACGGGAGCGGATCGAAGCATGCAGGGAAAGAACGagagcaaacaggaaaccaTGGTAACGCCTCACTTCCTGTCGCGCATCATCAGCTGTCGccactgtcagcaaaatatctcatgacctgCTAGAGGAAcctgattcaatatggccgccacagcttcaGCTGACTCATAAAtgggtcagtttgacagatattcagctgaaaTTTGGTGAGGTGGTAGCTGAGTGTCgtccctgacctttgacctaaaCGGCTCCGACTTTGATGAtcggcgggcgataggcattccttcagagGCGCCTTGGGCTCCAAACCTGCGTCAGtctacctgtgtgtgtgtgtgtgtgtgtgcgtgtctgtgtgtttgggtgtgtgtgtgtgtgttcctggcATTGGTCCAGCTGTTGTCAGTCTTTCTCAGACAGTCGGAGTGGAGACAGGGGAAACATCTGCCTGCTCATCTGGCTctgtctgtcacacacacacacacaccttcctcCTGAAAAACATCCCATAATAAAGCGACAGAGTTGTGACAGGAAATGATGAGGGAAGAAACCTGGTTTGGAGTCTTATTATGAGAGGAAACCTGTCAAAGTGTCGCCACAGTTTAGCTGCTGAAGCTTAAACACAAACCAGCGCCGGCTGCcagcgccgccgccgccgccgaggaaacacaaacactgcttctgtttttactgCGACACGTCAGAAACTGTCAGAGGCGCATCAAATCGTCCGCCGGATCCGAACGTCGTCCCTTAAAGGGTCCAAATCAGCCGAGCAGCTCTTCCTCCTTCAGCACATCGTCACCCGCTGCGCAcctgtttcatgtttgtttctcCTCACGGCGCCTGAAGGCCACACCTGCTCCAGACCAACATCCACACCGAccttttcagtttcttctcttATCTGGTTGCTTTTTCTGCTCCAGAGTAGCATCCTTTGGAGGAATGCCTGTCGCCCGCCGGGTTCATGTTTTAATCAAAGCAGCTGAGCTTCATTCAGCGtaattcatccttttttttttattccaaactCAGAACATAAATTTGGAAAAGAACGTTCAGTCCAGCTCTCCTGCctgcctgaaaataaaaactcgaTCAGAACCTGGAAGCTGAAGCCtgttttaagccccgccccctcagaTCATCTCTGTAGTTCTCATCTTTCGGCTGTTTGTTCAGGTGGAATCTGAAAAAGgtggtcatgtgacaccatgactgAGTGCGTGGGAggggagtgggcggggctttAGGAGTGGGTGGGGCCTTGGACATGACATGGCGGCTTCAGGTTCCGACGTTGAAGACCGCGACGGTTGGCGCCTTTTCTCTGACGGcgttcagctcagtgtctgtaaaacggccatttttgtttgctaatgttgatcagctttggcggccatcttgaatcaggtttccTCCAAAGGTTTTCGGTGTACATCTGgtttcatttgaacattttaattcttttaaaataagttgtctgtttctttcagtAATCTTGAGTTAACCGGAACGTGACGGTCGTTTATGTCGGGAGTTTGATTCTTGAAATAAACTCCTCGTGTCAGGGAGTGTGGCGTTTCGTTAAGGAGAAACGGGTCGGCTCGGATCAAAACTGGGctctcagacagacagaggtcacggattttgtctttctttcacCCCGACACCCGAAATGATTTATTCATAAAACGAGGCGAATGGTCTCCGGCGGTTTCTAACCCCAGATTAATCCCTGCGGCTCAGTAACCTCTTTATCAGATTATTTAATCTGTCAGAAACTATATTTCTCTAATCACGCATCATTTTGATTAGATATTAATCTAACAGGTTTAGACTGGATTGAATTAAAGGTCTTAATGGGAACAGATCTATCCTGGATCtgggattttattttggattattcttgatcacacacacacacacacacacacacacacggtgggAATCACCGTTCTTTCTTCATCTGCAGTTGAAGTTGATGAATCTGCAGAGTTTAAAGATCTGGGATCTTTCAGGGGACGGTTTTGTGACCCAGTTGCATCATGGGAGATGCAGTCTTTGTGTTGAGGAGCCACAGCGGCANNNNNNNNNNNNNNNNNNNNNNcccccccccccccccccccccccgaactCGGGGCTCTCCTGCACGGCGCCGAGGCGTTCGGGGTATTTCCCAGGGTGCATTGCTGTCGTATATCTGGGTCAGACGGTGCTCAGCTCATCACCATATGTCTGAACCGTCGCGAGGCCGCGGGGAATACGGCAGCAAAATAATCGTGGGCATCTGTGTGTctacaaacaacaaaccaaataattttacttcctgttcctgtaTGTGGAACGGAGAGGAGCAATTTGTTGAAcgataaaataatattttaggttcagttgctgcatttgttttagtACCTGTCAGACATTATAAATGTATTTGATTTCACAGGCGTTAACGTGGAGTAAAGAGGAAAATTTGTgcttaaagtaaataaatatttacttcaTGCTAGTGATTGATGAAGCCTTTGACCCATCAACCAAATAAACaagcatttaaaatattgagCAATCAAGAAGGCTAACAGTATAGCTAGCCATTTAGCAAGCTAGCAATTGCGCCATCATAGAAGCTAGTCATTGAGCTAGCTATCAAACAAGCTAGCCATCGATCTATCAGGAGAGCTAGTTATCGAAGTGAATGGTTGAACTAGCTATGAAGCTATCAGACAAGCTAACGATTAAGCTAGCCATTGAGCTACTTATGGAGagatggagaaaacaaacaaacaagctatCTATCAAGTTAGctgtttaacattttacctaacaaacatttaagtttatctaattatttttatttttagtttaaatgttccTGTGACCCTCTTCTTTCTTACAAAGTGACCACACGTGGAAGATTTAGCCCAAAATCAagccaaattaaaataattttgacttGTTCAGATCATTAGACGGCGGTAGCTAGCATGCCCCCCTTTTTCACCCTCCTGGGCTCAGAAACCAGGACTGAGCTCTCTCAGCTCtcaggacaaaaataataacgTTAAAAATCAACAGCTCAGAGCTAATCCCGCCACGgcctgtaaacattttaataccACAGCGATTAGCAATGATCCCACCCTCCCAGGCCTGGGCTCCTCTCCCACCCCAGATTCGACTCACTGTCCCTGGGGGAGGTGCTCAGGCGAGTCCCTGGATTAAGGCCACGCGGCGCTTTGGACCCCAGTGCCTGAAAAGTTAAACCTCTGGACGTTCGCCACTTCATTTCTCAAAGTGGCATCAGCTCTCATGTTATGATTGTTAATTAAAGTCGGATTTATTCAAGAGGGGGCTTGGCAAATGCCTAAATAgctgacattttctgctttctcttttttttttttaaagtggatttttaaatttcacagttTGATTGTCGATCTTGTTTATCTGCCTGTTTGTGAGAGAAAGTGGGATGCTGTGTGTTGGGGGAGGATGGGGAATTTCTCATATGAGCGAGCAGATGTTTCAGTTTCTCAAGAGGGATttatgtcacacacacacacacacacacacgtcattATGTAGGCATCTTATCAGTCACCATctacaaacagtaaaaacaccaCCATGTTGtattcagttatttaaatgaaacaaagtaaTGTAAGAAGatcctttaaagttttttgcctgaacattgtttttttagtttaatattttagaaaatatattGTAACAGAAGAACACCGTTTGCATCAGCAGCCATCCTCGATCTGGCCGGTCCagatgctaatgttagctaaattAGCATCCGGTGTTAGCTACATTAGCTTCTAAAtgttctaaataaattagtgttttattcttgtttttttcttatcttagtGTAAATAAAGGTGAAGGAGGATCATACAATAGTTtaagcaaaactaaaatatgtaaaattttAAGGTGTTACAAACTTAGTAGCCTAGCTTCTTTAGGGGCGACATGTTAGCAGTCATTGTTgggaaatgcataaaaaaacctTATTTTAGGCAAAAGTATTTTTAGGTTTGCTTCATAAAGGACTGCTTAACACTTTGTAAAggtggaaaacagaaaagaaaacattttgtattttaaaatttacattttaaatactgACCTGTAGCTACAATTGTGGctaatgttagcattagcatccAGTGTCAACTGTAGCATCTAATGGATTGGATTAAAACAACAGAGTGctttttcttacaattttaaagtaaataaaggtGAAGGATGATGACACGAAAGTTTAAGCAGTTTGAAAAATGTTGACGTTAGCTGGATGCTAATGTTGGCTAAATTGTATCCAGTGGAATCTAAAGGTTTGGATTAAACTGAGttagtgttttgttatttcCGTTTTATCTTTGTGTAAATAAAGGTGAAGAAGCAGcatgaataaatttaaacaaaccaaGACATTTGGGGCTTTAAAACTTCAAACATCTCAGAGTTTATCAGTCGGGTCTTCAGGGGCTTCATGTTAGCATCATGGGGAAAGTTCGGGGTGGactgtttttaggttttaaaaagctCTTCAAACCTTCTTCCAGCTTCAAACATCGATGGGTTTTAATCATTAGTGGATTTATAAACAATAGAAAGAAGAAGTGATGCTCATAAATGGATACATCAGCCAGTATTAACCTGACATGTCTGTAGTTTTTGGGGGGTCTGTTGTTGTGGTCGCCTCTTCCAGCACTCATCCAGCTCTTCTTCACCACTTAATCCTCAGTTGACTAACagtgaagaagaaagaaagcaggCCAGGAGGGGCATCCACACCCAACCAGCTGTAGGCCCGTCCCGCAGTTCAAACCTGCAGCGAACGGGCAGCGTCAAAGACCTGATCGGGAAGTTCTCCGGTCCCGATCACGTCTTGGGTTCCAGTTTGCCGCTGAGCCTCTGTTCTGGCCCCAGACGATTCGTAAAGTACCCTTCCATGGAGGCCCTCAACTTTCCGAAGCCCAAGCTGAGTCCGGTCAAGTCCAGCCCGTCTGCGCCGAGTGCTGCCGAACAAGTTCCCAGCATCGTTGTAAATCCGTTCAGAGAAACCAAACGGAACGGGACCGAGTCGGCTCTGAAACACGCCGCGACTAGTAAGATAACGGCCAGAATTGATTGTCCAGTAGGGGGCAGCACTCAGAAGACTCGCTCAGAACCTCGAAGCAAACCACAAACTGCAGACTCTGGTAGAGACTCGGTGGCTGACTCTGGCATGGGTTtggtaagaaaataaagaataaaatcatcttCAGACCAACTGTCTGCATGAATCAAAAAAGATCCCATCGTCTCTGGTTGATGACATCACAGCAGCATGGCATTGCATGATTCAAGCATCAATCCACGTCTTGAAAGCATAAATTCCTTCTAATCAGCATCGACTCAAATTCACTGGCAGATCTAACAAATCATCTGTGATTCTTTTCCTCTAGAAGAGTGTCCCATGTTGgcctttttgtctttggtttaataaaataaccaaaatcTTTTCTGGTAATTTGGAAAAAACGACCTAAACAGGTGAATCTGTTGCACGTTGTTGTTGTTCCGAGTCGGTTTGCACTcgtaatttttaataaactggGCATTGTTATAGGTTTTTACAATTCAAAGCGTAATTAAGTTGGTTTTTTTGCATgttaaaaaaagcctaaaatccTGAGTCAAGTCCTGAGTTCGgagttagaaaacaaaatacgaAATTCACgtaaagtttgaataaaaacgaGTCGTTGGTGTTAAAATGACGAGATTCAGCTACAGAACCAGACTTCCATCAGGGTTAATATTGAGGAAAGGTTAACAAACTTAACCAAGTTGGGTTCAGGCGTTCCCAAACTTAACCAAGTTGGGTTCAGGCGTTCCCAAACTTAACCAAGTTGGGTTTAGGCGTTCCCAAAAGTAGAAGCAGACAAAAGGAAGTAGAAGCAGACAGATGTTTGCCaatatgtttgtttatgaaGGCGTCactttatctttattttctgtttcctgcttttgatcctgaaactttcttttttttttaatatcactgTGATCATTGACAATAATCCCACACCTTCAGATCCACGCGGTTCCTCTGTTCCCGCGCTGATGTCCCCCTCCCTTCTGTCTCCGCCGTCCAGGACTCAGAGCCGGATTCTAACAAGCAGCCCGACAGCCCCCTGGAGGAGGACCCCCCCACGCCCAGAGCCACCCCCGTCACCCAGAACCCCAAATATCAGCTGCTGATGAACAGCGACCCGAGGAGCAATGGGCTGAGCAGCCGGGAGGCCAACGGGCCGACGGGCGGCGGCTCGTTTGGGGACAACAGCCCCAGACTGTCCAGATGGGAGACCACACGGCTGGGGGCCAACCACTACCGCGGGTCCCTGGAGTCCCTGGCCTCCCGGGACTGGGACACCGGTTCTGACCGggtgggtctgtgtgtgtgtgtgtgtgatggaggAGTGTTCTGGTTGGTGAACAGCGCCACCTCCtggacagaaccagaaccgatTTAAGACGTTTGAAGTTtggtgaaacttttttttctcctttttccagtttttgtttccGAATCCAAAGATTTCCCTTCCAGAGACGCCATGAAGCCGAAAAAAATTCATTTCattctaaaataaatgactgaatctgtttcaaactgtttagttttttagctCTTATTGTTCAGAAACGTTTGTGTCGGCgccgtttttgtgttgtgaaggttgtggcggccatcttgaatcaggctgccTCCAAACGTTAAATCCGTCCGCTGGTTctgcagatattttgctaacagacggccGTTAAAGGAACAAAGATTCGTCCGAGtgaagtttagttttcttttcttttgcagccGTGGAGAAGCTCCGTTTTGTGGCGGAAACGCGGATTGAAGGTTTCCGTCGTTCGTCCCGTTTTCACAGAATTGAATCCTGAATCATTTCTCACCTTTTATTTCGTTTCaggttttatgacttttacacaaaaaaacctgctgaacgtttaaaactttttatttctcatttcacactttagattttaaacacaatCGAGTCACAGAATTTCTctgatttctgatttattttgtgatttaatgaatcataactttaaataaattcaactgaatttattcagtttaattgTCCAATTAATTAATTTAGGAGCAAGTTTGAACTTTAAatcttaattaaaaacagactttttttcatatttttttattttcctggatttttatttatttgcttcattttgttttattttgaaacgagcAGATTTTTATAACATCTGAATTgaagatttggatttttttgtttattggcAGGAATTaatcgtttgtttgtttgtttgtttgcaggcGGGCGTCATCGACAGTCCTCCCAGAGCATTCAACAGTCCCTACACCACCTCCATGGAATATAATCCGTCGTACCGAATGTCCGAATTTAAGGTTTGCGCCGTAAAactcttaaagggacagttcagatcttttagaGTGGAGCTCTgttgtgaacagttaatatcttacctgctgcagatagctttCTGCACGACCTCAGTTACTCCTGCAGACTTTTAGCTGCTCATTTATCAAAActttcggctcgttcagctgctgggacttttggtttttgtaacttttatacttttaaaaatatttacacgGAGGCCTCTTCAGctcctttaaaaactttaaatctgtttcagtcttcttctgctacttttagcttcttttagctagctttttactggttttagctTCATAaacccagtttcagcttcttcagtgttttacagAATCAGATTTGTCTCTCGGTTGTTAAACTCCgccccctccacccctccagGTCCAGGGCAGACTCTCTCCTGCCACCTCGGAGCTGAACCTGCCCGCCTTCAACAGCCGAAGCACCAGTCCCATCGGGATCACCACCCCCTCCACCGCCTCCCCCCGTCCTCGTTTCTCCGCCTACGACTccctgatgaggaggaggactgAGGTCGTCAACACCGTAGGTTTACGAACGCGTGTAACAAGCGACGCGTGCGTCGTGAGATGAACGTGACGCGTTGATGTTctaccagcaggtggcgccgGTTCACTACAGTGTGAGGTCCAACACGATGGGGGCCCCCAACAGAAAAGACTTCATCGAAGAACTGACCAAACAGCTGGACACCTGTCAGAAGGTAAACTTCATCTGAGGCGGGTGAGCATGTATCTGTCTGAAGAACTGTGTTCTCATCATGTCTGGTTTTTGTTGTAGCGGAACCAGTTCCTGGAGGCAGAGAGCGTGGAGATGGAGAAGGAGAGGAACCAGATCAGGTACTTTTAACCTCCGTCTTCACCTCTTCTTCTCTGGCAAACTTGGAAGTTGTTACAGGTCCGGTAACACCCTGGTAATAGACCGCTANNNNNNNNNNNNNNNNNNNNNNNNNNNNNNNNNNNNNNNNNNNNNNNNNNNNNNNNNNNNNNNNNNNNNNNNNNNNNNNNNNNNNNNNNNNNNNNNNNNNGTTCCTGTAACAGTCCGGTTCCTGTCCTGTAACAGTCCAGTAACAGTCCGGTAACAGTCCAGTAACAGTCCGGTTCCTGTAACAGTCCGGTTCCTGTCCTGTAACAGTCTGGTGACGCTCCGGTTGCTGCTCCTCTGCGCAGGTTCGAGATGCGCGCCCTGCTGGTGAACAACGAGGACCTGCTGAGGACCAACACTCAGCTGAACAACGAGCTGAAGAGGACCAGGGAGCAGCTGATAGAGATGGAGAAGGAGAGCCATTCTGTGAGGGAGAACTTCAGACAGATGGAGGTGAGCGGAGCAGAGAAACGGACTCAGGTTCACCCCGAAGGCTGTTTGCTCGACTGATGTTTGTCTTCGTCGCTCAGCTGGAGGTGAAACAAGCTCGAGAGATGATGTTGGAGGCCAACAATCAGGAGTACGCCTTCAACTTCCTCCAGCAGTCGCTGAAAAACAAGATTCAGGACGCTGAGGTAGGTTCAGTTAGAACCCGAGCTGCTGTGGCAGGAAGAACCGGTTCCAAGGAAGGCACACAGAGCAGCAGGCTGACGTCCGCCGgtgttttctgttcaggagaacctggagaagcAGTCGCAGCACGCCCAGTCGCTGGCGGAGAAGCTGTGGCTGGCTGAGAGGAAGGTGGAGGAGCTGGAACTCAACAGTGGAACCCGAGACAAGAAGGCGTCTGAGCTGACCAGCACCATCCAGAGGCTGGAGGAAGAGGTGCGCCCAGAGACGTAACTGTGGTGGATTCGTGTCTTCTGAGCTGAGATTGatgaagtgtttctgttttcagctgaatgAAGCCATGCAGGCGTCCCTGCAGGCTTCGACGGAActgaacctgcagcagaaactaCGAGAAGACGCCCAGATAAgggtggaggagctggaggaggctCTTCTGGAGAAGGATCAGGAAGTTCAGAAGCTGCAGAGTCTGAATCTGAAACTGCAAGGAGAGGTAGATCTCTACCCGACCAACTCCCGGGAGGTGCAGGTGCAGCCTGAGGACCTCAGGACCTGCTTTTGTTTCGTGTCTGCAGGTCTCAGGGAAGCTGATTGACAAGGAGCGGACTCTGGAGGAGGAGATCCAGCTGAGGgagaggctgcagctgcagtgtAAGCAGGCTGAGAGGACGGTGGAGGATCTCACCATGGACCTGCAGACCACTAACCAGGCCAAGGAGGACCTCTCCAAGCAGCTCAAACTGGCTCAGGTACAGTTTCTCACCGGCTTACAATCCATGTCCTCCTGGACTCTCCGGGACCTCTGGGGTCTCTTCTGGTTCTGTCAGGGGGACCTCTGAAAGTCAGCAGGGGACCTTCAGAAGTCTCATATGGACATCTGAAAGCCTCCTGTAGACCTCTAATGGTCTCTTGTGGACCTCTGATGGTCTCTTGTGGACCTCTGATGGTCTGCTGGCTCTGAGCTCATCATTATCAGTAaatattaatctgtttttatttttcctacttAAATATTTTGTCCCCTGAAGTGAGCCGTCTCTGAGACTTTGTCCACGTGATTCAGACAGAGGTGTCCACTCGAATGAATCGGTCGTGAGAACCTTCAGAGTTTGGCGTTAatgaggttttatttctgtaaatcctgttgaacataaACATGCATCATGATGCGTTTCTGAATAAGCCGAGGGACAAACTGACGAGCCGTCGCGTGTTTGGATCAATAAATCATATTTTCCTGAACAGGAGAACCTGATCGACATGGAGacggagctggaggagctgcatGAGAGCGAGCAGAGATGGGCCGCCAAGCAGAAGAAGGCCATCGAGCAGGTGAGccgacaggaagcaggaagaggCTTTAATGTCAGCCGGGTTTCCTTGTTTATTCACACATTCACGTCTGGTGACAGAATGAACAGCTGCagatgaagctgctgcaggagaaagAGCTGAACGACGAGCTGGAAATAGAGAAGAGCATCGTGGAGagacaggtaagatgtttttATCTATAAAACAGCTGAGACCCAACAAACAGTCTCAAGTACTGTGGAActatttttaatctgtttatttctcctatttttatcttttgtatcCATAATGAAGAAAATGGGTCAATAGgcaagcatttttattttaaaatcattaatgGAGACTGGATGATTCATGAGGATAACTTAGAGAATCACTgcttaaaacacaaactaacaCATTCCAGCTCCCCCATTTAATATTTCATGATTTTCTccattaagattttaaaataaatttaattaatacAAGCTAAAAAGGCCTGCATGTGTCTCTAGGCTGACAGTGATGATTAAATAGACTTTTCTGCACCAACATCCTGgagtaaaattgtgtttttggtaAGAAATGATatgaataaaaaagctttttaaagagaaaagagtTAAAATCTGCGGGCAAACGGAGGCTGGGCGGAGCCTGCTTCGCGCATGCCCACTGCGGCTTTGCGTTCTGAGCATGCGCAGGACTTCATAACAAAGATGGGGTCGTGCTTGCTGCTAGCGGGCTGTGCTCGGTCGCTATTTCCGTTCGATTCTGGACGTTTTCTGAGCTGTTTTATCATCCAGACAATCAGGTAAAcgatttaaattaaatacaaacagacTTCCGCGGCTGCTGGAGAGTTTTCAGCCGCTCAGGAAATTCTTTAAGGCGGATTTATGTCGACGTTAGCCCGGCCTGCTAACCCAGCAGCGTGGGGGATTTGTTTGAATtcttgaaaaagaagaaactcctttcaaggtttgaagaaaacatAAGACATTCAACTCTTACTGTATGATTCAGCTTTTAGATATcttgtacagtttttttataatatcagtttaaaaaagtgaCAACTTTTGGTGTCGCTCTCGTCTCGTGCTGCGTTGCCGTGGTGATAGAATTCAGAATGTTCAGGTGTGACGTCACACAGATGTGTGGGTTTCTGGGTGTGTATTTTCAGCTTGTGTTCAgaagttttattagtttgttctgctgttttaaaaaatgtttctcagattttctgtttgtttcgcTGTTTTTAGGTTCTGTTGTGCATTTTGTGAGGTTTTCAAGgttctttcagttgttttaaagatttgttcaggtgtttttaagCATTGCTCTgcttttaagggtttgttctgctgtttcgAAGgatttttagctatttttattgattgttctgctgttttaaggatttgttttgaagtgttaggatttgtttagctgtttttaggttctgttctgctttttaggatgttttcaaagttctttcagctatttttcaagcattgttctgcagttttaaggGTTCGTTCCGCTTAGTTTGAGCTTCTTCTGCAGCTTTCAGtgaaatcattcagcaaaaaaagcattcacactgcattttcacaggaaatgtaATTCCTctaattttaaactattttatatCTAATAACTACTggaataaaatgtgatgtgatgCAAATTCTAATATATTATCTCTAAGAACCTAAGGCAAAATAACAGCATTTATTagttaaaatgttcagttttagctttaataaaaccaacaaataaaaaattattccagaaaatatttaaattattctgaTTGTATCTTCAGCTAATGTTGCTTTAAGTGAACGTAAAGGTAGAAATATAATCATCAAAGCAGGTTCAGGTGCTTTTAGAGctgattttaagaaaataaaatcacgtttgtttgttatttaagcACAACAGAagatttgttgtttgtaaatttgaactgaaatgtgtagaaagtttttattgtaaaagactgaataaaactt
Above is a genomic segment from Kryptolebias marmoratus isolate JLee-2015 linkage group LG14, ASM164957v2, whole genome shotgun sequence containing:
- the LOC108228658 gene encoding uncharacterized protein LOC108228658 isoform X4; translation: MVEKRRRGSSSSPSSSPSSSSSSGAVTPRASDASSARARVTHSSGVLQVCRPRPSRRNPSGSEQPVSPPRSTAENRTGTGSRNRVKNQKQDRDQDQGLEPDDLLRFAALSRELTFHLQQLQNRTEQELRNIQTQLGEIEVRRQQLTFDLSDLQQQKKQIEDDVKRSSSLQTSTLRLCAGRELQAFIAERLVQSEKLLFQEQALSALRSLLTQDLLRYQEEAQKLTCFARSVLRRSGGEESAVGTGADRSMQGKNESKQETMLTNSEEERKQARRGIHTQPAVGPSRSSNLQRTGSVKDLIGKFSGPDHVLGSSLPLSLCSGPRRFVKYPSMEALNFPKPKLSPVKSSPSAPSAAEQVPSIVVNPFRETKRNGTESALKHAATSKITARIDCPVGGSTQKTRSEPRSKPQTADSGRDSVADSGMGLDSEPDSNKQPDSPLEEDPPTPRATPVTQNPKYQLLMNSDPRSNGLSSREANGPTGGGSFGDNSPRLSRWETTRLGANHYRGSLESLASRDWDTGSDRAGVIDSPPRAFNSPYTTSMEYNPSYRMSEFKVQGRLSPATSELNLPAFNSRSTSPIGITTPSTASPRPRFSAYDSLMRRRTEVVNTQVAPVHYSVRSNTMGAPNRKDFIEELTKQLDTCQKRNQFLEAESVEMEKERNQIRFEMRALLVNNEDLLRTNTQLNNELKRTREQLIEMEKESHSVRENFRQMELEVKQAREMMLEANNQEYAFNFLQQSLKNKIQDAEENLEKQSQHAQSLAEKLWLAERKVEELELNSGTRDKKASELTSTIQRLEEELNEAMQASLQASTELNLQQKLREDAQIRVEELEEALLEKDQEVQKLQSLNLKLQGEVSGKLIDKERTLEEEIQLRERLQLQCKQAERTVEDLTMDLQTTNQAKEDLSKQLKLAQENLIDMETELEELHESEQRWAAKQKKAIEQNEQLQMKLLQEKELNDELEIEKSIVERQLRELRLEVDDLQSSRVQEDVVSRAESRVKELENALRTEERNKASLMNTVSKLERRINELSDQMEDEHRIANEQKELMSQRIRSLKRQLNEVEEEASRKEAQFRHTQRELAEERETSSRLQRQLLDQHLQSKRKDNLTIRQTLDNLRLDLSEEDDEEDEPPQEQPNSITKV
- the LOC108228658 gene encoding uncharacterized protein LOC108228658 isoform X5; the protein is MRRQRARALRTAPVCSRCVGPAHRGGTRPDRSSPSVRRGAPQRTEPGPGVGTGSRTRSRTGTRTRLGEIEVRRQQLTFDLSDLQQQKKQIEDDVKRSSSLQTSTLRLCAGRELQAFIAERLVQSEKLLFQEQALSALRSLLTQDLLRYQEEAQKLTCFARSVLRRSGGEESAVGTGADRSMQGKNESKQETMLTNSEEERKQARRGIHTQPAVGPSRSSNLQRTGSVKDLIGKFSGPDHVLGSSLPLSLCSGPRRFVKYPSMEALNFPKPKLSPVKSSPSAPSAAEQVPSIVVNPFRETKRNGTESALKHAATSKITARIDCPVGGSTQKTRSEPRSKPQTADSGRDSVADSGMGLDSEPDSNKQPDSPLEEDPPTPRATPVTQNPKYQLLMNSDPRSNGLSSREANGPTGGGSFGDNSPRLSRWETTRLGANHYRGSLESLASRDWDTGSDRAGVIDSPPRAFNSPYTTSMEYNPSYRMSEFKVQGRLSPATSELNLPAFNSRSTSPIGITTPSTASPRPRFSAYDSLMRRRTEVVNTQVAPVHYSVRSNTMGAPNRKDFIEELTKQLDTCQKRNQFLEAESVEMEKERNQIRFEMRALLVNNEDLLRTNTQLNNELKRTREQLIEMEKESHSVRENFRQMELEVKQAREMMLEANNQEYAFNFLQQSLKNKIQDAEENLEKQSQHAQSLAEKLWLAERKVEELELNSGTRDKKASELTSTIQRLEEELNEAMQASLQASTELNLQQKLREDAQIRVEELEEALLEKDQEVQKLQSLNLKLQGEVSGKLIDKERTLEEEIQLRERLQLQCKQAERTVEDLTMDLQTTNQAKEDLSKQLKLAQENLIDMETELEELHESEQRWAAKQKKAIEQNEQLQMKLLQEKELNDELEIEKSIVERQLRELRLEVDDLQSSRVQEDVVSRAESRVKELENALRTEERNKASLMNTVSKLERRINELSDQMEDEHRIANEQKELMSQRIRSLKRQLNEVEEEASRKEAQFRHTQRELAEERETSSRLQRQLLDQHLQSKRKDNLTIRQTLDNLRLDLSEEDDEEDEPPQEQPNSITKV